In Canis aureus isolate CA01 chromosome 6, VMU_Caureus_v.1.0, whole genome shotgun sequence, one genomic interval encodes:
- the SLC19A2 gene encoding thiamine transporter 1, whose amino-acid sequence MDVPGPVSRRAAAAAATMLLRTARVPRECWFLPTALLCAYGFFASLRPSEPFLTPYLLGPDKNLTERQVFNEIYPVWTYSYLVLLFPVFLATDYLRYKPVVLLQGLSLIVTWFMLLYAQGLLAIQFLEFFYGIATATEIAYYSYIYSVVDLNMYQKVTSYCRSATLVGFTVGSVLGQILFSVAGWSLFSLNVISLTCVSVAFAVAWFLPMPQKSLFFHHVPSTCQRMNGIKAQNGGIITNTSASNHLPGWEDVESKIPLNMEEPEPKPDRLLVLKILWSDFLMCYSSRPLLCWSVWWALSTCGYFQVVNYTQGLWEKVMPSRNATIYNGGVEAVSTLLGAVAVFAVGYVKISWSTWGEMTLSLFSLLIASSVYIMDTVRNIWVCYTSYIIFRIIYMLLITIATFQIAANLSMERYALVFGVNTFIALALQTLLTLIVVDASGLGLEITTQFLIYASYFALIAVVFLANGTASIMKKYRKQEDAESSSHVTTS is encoded by the exons ATGGATGTGCCCGGCCCGGTGtcccggcgggcggcggcggcggcggccacgaTGCTCCTGCGCACGGCCCGCGTGCCCCGCGAGTGCTGGTTCTTGCCCACCGCGCTGCTGTGCGCCTACGGCTTCTTCGCCAGCCTCCGGCCGTCCGAGCCCTTCCTGACGCCCTACCTGCTGGGGCCGGACAAGAACCTGACGGAGCGGCAG gTCTTCAACGAAATTTATCCAGTATGGACTTACTCTTACTTGGTGCTGCTGTTTCCTGTGTTCCTAGCCACAGACTACCTCCGTTATAAGCCTGTTGTTCTGCTGCAGGGACTCAGCCTTATTGTTACATGGTTCATGCTGCTTTACGCCCAGGGACTCCTGGCCATTCAGTTCTTGGAATTCTTTTATGGCATTGCCACAGCCACTGAAATTGCCTATTATTCTTATATCTACAGTGTGGTAGACCTGAACATGTACCAGAAAGTCACAAGTTACTGTCGGAGTGCCACCTTGGTGGGCTTTACTGTGGGCTCTGTCCTGGGGCAAATCCTCTTCTCAGTGGCAGGCTGGTCCCTGTTTAGTCTGAATGTCATCTCTCTTACGTGTGTTTCCGTGGCTTTTGCTGTGGCCTGGTTTCTTCCTATGCCACAGAAGAGCCTTTTCTTTCACCATGTTCCTTCCACTTGCCAGAGAATGAATGGCATCAAGGCACAAAATGGCGGGATTATAACCAACACCTCAGCTTCTAACCACCTTCCGGGGTGGGAGGATGTTGAGTCAAAAATCCCTCTAAATATGGAGGAGCCG GAACCCAAGCCAGACCGTCTCCTTGTCCTGAAGATACTGTGGAGTGACTTTCTGATGTGCTACTCGTCTCGCCCTCTGCTCTGCTGGTCTGTGTGGTGGGCCCTCTCCACCTGTGGCTACTTCCAAGTGGTGAACTACACACAGGGCCTGTGGGAGAAGGTGATGCCCTCTCGCAACGCCACTATCTACAACGGCGGTGTGGAGGCCGTGTCCACCCTCCTGG GTGCTGTTGCTGTGTTTGCAGTTGGTTATGTAAAAATATCCTGGTCAACATGGGGGGAGATGACcctgtctctgttctctctgctGATTGCTTCCTCAGTGTATATTATGGATACTGTGAGGAACATCTGGGTGTGCTACACATCCTATATCATCTTCAGAATCATCTACATGTTACTCATCACTATAGCAAC ttttcagattGCTGCTAACCTCAGCATGGAGCGCTACGCCCTAGTGTTTGGTGTGAATACCTTCATTGCTCTGGCCCTTCAGACTCTGCTCACCCTTATTGTGGTGGATGCCAGTGGCCTTGGCTTAGAAATTACCACTCAG TTCCTGATCTACGCCAGTTATTTTGCACTCATCGCTGTGGTTTTCCTGGCTAATGGTACAGCCAGTATTATGAAGAAATATAGAAAGCAAGAAGATGCAGAATCAAGTTCTCATGTAACCACTTCATGA